Proteins from a genomic interval of Harpia harpyja isolate bHarHar1 chromosome 7, bHarHar1 primary haplotype, whole genome shotgun sequence:
- the C7H2orf88 gene encoding small membrane A-kinase anchor protein produces MGCIKSKDAFPGSNAIQDERIGEGNEGCTGEKSSLIAVKVDERSPSSTIVLDYAHRLSREILDQAVKQWAVTESKYSDIPFIESDVP; encoded by the coding sequence ATGGGATGCATCAAATCCAAGGATGCCTTTCCAGGTTCAAATGCTATCCAGGATGAAAGGATCGGGGAAGGTAACGAAGGATGCACTGGGGAGAAATCATCACTGATAGCAGTGAAGGTGGATGAGAGAAGTCCATCAAGCACTATAGTGCTAGACTACGCACACCGTCTCTCCCGTGAGATTCTTGATCAGGCGGTGAAACAGTGGGCAGTGACTGAAAGCAAATACAGTGACATCCCTTTTATTGAAAGTGATGTGCCCTGA